The sequence below is a genomic window from Panthera uncia isolate 11264 unplaced genomic scaffold, Puncia_PCG_1.0 HiC_scaffold_1169, whole genome shotgun sequence.
GCAGCAGCTCCCCTTCAACCCCCACCACCCCGAGGAGTCTCCTTCTAGAATCCTATTCTGCACAGCCTGGAGGGCTTGACGTTTTTGTCATTCCATCCACTACACCCTTTACTTTTCCCACAAGGCCAAAGACACAGCCCATGATAAAAAGAATTCAGTGGATTACTTAGTGTTGGGATTTGCTGCGGGGAGTTGCCGACACCTTGACCACCTTCCGCCACCGGCTGGAAATGAACTTCCCACCGCCCGTGGTTCCCTGTGGTGATTTCATGCTCTCCAGGGTCCTTACTTCCTCCTCATTCATACTCTCTCACACTGAGCTTCTGAGGAAGGGAGTGAGTTTTTGCCACTAAGAAGTAAAGTGGAAATGGAGCGCGGGAGTCCAGGGTCTCTGAGCCAAAAGACAGACGGGCCAGGCGTTCCTGTTTGAGTCTCTTTTGctactttcccctcttcctttcgTTTTGCCTTCCCAAACTATGCCCCTGCATCTGCACCTGTCACTGCCCCTGCGATCCTGCATTCACCTTCCTGTGTCAGGCTGCTGTGCTGGGTGATCGCTCGGCCTAGAATCCTGGAGAATCAGTGCCTCCACGTGAAAGGGACCTGGACCTGCCGCTGCAGCCACACCTTGTTAGCTTCATGGCACACCTGTAGCTGTACGTCGTCGTCATGGGACTGAGGGGAAGGGGCCTCTACCAGAAGAGGCGGGGCCACTGACTGAATGACAACGTGCGGTGGCTGTGCCCAACCTGCGCTGGCTGCCGGCCCAACACCACTCCACCTAGTCCTTCTATCAGGGCAAATGCTTTCTGCTGCGTGTGACAAACAGGACTGGCTACACGCTGAACCAGAAGAACTGCAGCTGTTGGGGCAGCACTGGCCTCAGTCTGCTGGGGCCTCAGTGGCCCTGTAGATGACATGGAGGTGGGCAGATGTCCACAGcagctgggcatggagtctgcagACACCGGGGACTTTGGCTGGGAGACAGACTTTCTACCTCTGTCCCCAGGTCCTTACTATAATGAGCTCTACCTCTGGTATCAGGTACCTAGGGTGGTCCTCTCCGGACAGTGCTGGAGTCCTTACCAGGTCCTTCTCAACAGATATTGTTCAGGTTATAAATAAACAGATGCCACCAAGGTAACCCGCTCAAGGCCACCCAGCCTTGAAGTGGAGGGCCTGGTTTCAAATTCAGATCTGACTCCAAGGTTCCTGCTCTCAACCAAAGCTACCCATTCTGCTCGCCTCTCCAAGCAGCCTCTCCCCTGTCCTCAGAGTCCCCTAAGTTCCACACAGCAGCTCCTTCCCAGAAACAGGGTCATCTTGGGAGTCATTGACTTTTCTGCTCCCGGGATCCCCACTGTGGCTCTGCCctgcctgtttccttccaccACATGATGAAGTATCTGACCTGCCACCTCGTGCCTGGATGTTGCCCTGTCACCAGCCCTGGCAGAGGCACCCTCCGCTGGGCCACTCCCGCCTCCAGTTCCCCAACCTTGACCAAGACCGTTCCCTGACCCGCCTCTTAGAGAACAAACCAGCAGCTCAACCCCTAGACAAAATCACTTCCTCTTTAATTGCTGTTGAAGAAGATTCACACCACCTGCCTCAGAGGAGATGGGGgcctttccccctgcccccatccctctcccctccccaaaattACCTGgtcctttgaaaaatattttagccgagagagagagagagagagagagagagagaaagaaagaaaagaaaaaagaccggAAACCACTGACACAGACGGCCCAAGGGCTGGATTGATTaaaggaggcagggctgggccaggtaaatccaccccaccaccccctttctggggatggggaaggaggcCTGGTATCCCTCCCAGCCACTTCACATCCTCTTAGCCCTGGCTGGGAGGGATCATGGGGTTGAGGGACGGGTCTGGAGCTGCTCCAGTGGAAGGGAGGGACTGGACAGGAAGAATAGTGGGGGTGGGGTCCCACTGTAGGGGTGCCCCCTACCCCAGATCACCACGGGCGCTGCACAGTCACAGGTACGCAGTCACGGTCACAGACACTCACAACCCgagagcacccccaccccaccccaccctctgcccacccTTGGCTTCCCCTACCCGGAAACGCCCTCCCCGAGCCcctgcccgcccctgccccctTGTTGGGGAACAAAGCAATAAATTACAAGGTCCCTCCCCAGTCCCCTTAGCCCgctctgctccttctcttctccctcccaagaTAGTAGTGAGGAGGGACCCAAGCTCTTGGCTCCCCCGGCCCTTTAGCTTCCATCcatgggtgggtgtggggggacgTCCTGATTTCCACTCCTCATGGTCCCTTTCACGGAAAGGGTTGGGGACCCCCCTACCCCCTTGGGCAGCAGGGGTCCTGCCcctcgctgcccttcccccttcACTGGGCAGTGAGATTAGCATGGAAGAGGTGGGGGCCCGGGTATTGGCCCCAAGTCCCGGGGCTAGCCCTCCCACGTACTAACCCCTCCCCCTGGCGTGGCGTCGCCCCAGGAGCCAGCCTGGGTTTGTGCTCCAGCCTTGGGATTGTCGAGCACAAGCAGGACTGGGtcttcccccctccacccctagGGGGCGCGAGCGGGCATAGCCAAGCTCCCTGCTGCAGGTACCGCGACAGGGCGTCTGCTTCCGCAGACACCCAGTGGGTAGACCCAGCGCAATCCAAGTGTGGAAACGGTGGAAAGGGGGCGTGTTGAGCTGGGGTCTCCATGCctttttggggagagggaggtgagTTTGTGTCTTCTGGGAGGCGTGGGGGCTGTGCCCTCGTGGGGGAAAGAAGTGCTCCCGTGGGGCGGGGTGCGGTTTAGAGAGGTGAGTGGGTGCATCTGTCCAGCGGTCCACCCGGTGTGGTCGTGCCCGGCCCGCGTGGGAGTGGGGGTGTCTCTCCCGCTGGGCAACTATACCAGCGCGACGGGGGCGTCGGCACGGCCCATGCTGGCGGCGCTGCTCCTGCGGCGGGGGCTGGGCGTGGCGGTGATGCTGGGGGTGGTGGCTGCGCTGGGGGTGGTGGCTGTGCTGCCGCCCTCACCCGGGCAGCCGTGCTGGAGAAGGATGTCGGCGCACAGCTGGCTTCCAGCCTGGCGGGCGTAGAACAGCGCCGTGTGGCCCTGTGCGTCGCGGGCGGCCACGTCGGCGCCGTACTAGAGGACAGAAACGGCCGCGTCACCAAGCGTCCCCGTAGGGGCTACACTCGCAGACATTCTCGCCACAATTTCCAGGCCCGCTTCCAGGATCCCCCGCGCCTGGCTGTTTCCTAGGCGGAGCTCTCAAAgacccctttccccaccccagcacccccacgTACCCACAACAGCAGTTGCGTGATGACCACGTGGGCAAGCTCGGCTGCCAGGTGAAGGGGGGAGCGGAGCTGCGGGTCCTCTACGCTGGTGTCGAGGGGCCCGTGTCGCGCATGGGCCAGAAGCAGGAGAACGGTGGCCACGTCCTGGGCCTGCACCGCGGCCCACAGCTGGCGGCCCAGAGGCTCCTCTGGAGTGCCCAGCGGCGCCAGGAATAGCAGCTGCTCGTACTTGGCGCGAATCCATGACTCCCGCTCCTCCCTGCAAGACCAAGGATGAACGGGAAGGGCTCTAGGGACCGTCACCCAGgacctctgccccttcctcggcGAAACCTCTCGGGATCCGCACACCCTAAGCGACCCCCTTCCCTCACACGTACCGCGAAGAGTCCCGCGTGGGTTTGGTGCGGCCCCGCGTGTCGCTCTCCCACACGCGGTTGGCCATGTCATTGCCAATGGCCGTCAGCACCAGGGTCAGCTCCCGAGGCCAATCGTCCAAGTCCAGCGAACGAACTCGGGACAGGTGTGTGCCCAGGTTCCGGTGAATGCCAGAACACTCGATGCAGATGAGTGCGCCCAGGTTCAAACTGGCCCACGTGGGgtctggggaaggagggcagaggttGGCTTCTGGCCGGACAGGCAGCATTCGCCAACTCCAGCGAATCACATTCCCTCCCAGACCCCTCCGCTGCCCCCTTGCGCTCACTGGGGGCCCCGCAGTCCACGCAGGTAGAGTTGCCCTTGGCGTTCCGGATCGCCTGGATGGCCACCGCTTCACTTTGGCTGTCTGTGCGTAGCTGCAGAAAGGGTTGGGGTTTGTATTGACTCTCCCTCTGAGCCCTTCTCCAGACTCTTGAGACACTCATCTCTGCTCTCCCGCAACCCTCACCCCGACCATTACCTTGACCTTGCTGCTCTCACAGCATTGCAGACTGGCTAGGATCTGACTTTCGATGGCCTGGACCCAGGCATCCCGCTCCTCAAAACTGGCTGCCTCAAAGTGCCACGTCTGACCAGTGCTGGACACGATCAGGAATTCGAAGTTTTCctctgggtggggggatgggatgAGGGTCATGAGGGACAGGGTTCAAACAGGGGTTGCCTTCCCCAAACCCTTCCTCCCTGATGTCCATCCCAAGCCcctgggagtggggcagaggggttGGGGAAGCAGAAGGTGGGGGAGAGCAGGAAGCCCGAGCACATGCAGGGGAAGGCAAGGGCACCCCCACCCATCTGCACCCCAGCTGAGCGCCCCTCCCAGCTCCCCGCTTGTTAcctgctttataaatatttcttaaactacCAAAGGATTTTAGTTTCCACATTTTGCGCTTGGCTGGTTTCCCGAAGCGAAGGAGATAGAGATAGAATGGAgagcagaacagagaaagagaccaagaaaggagaaaaagagaggcagatggagagatggagagaaatagTGACAGAGTGCCagagacaaagcaggacagacagatggggagagaaagCAGAACTAAAGTCAGTGGCCCCGGAGCAGAGTAGAGCAGAAGCCAAGAGCCATGAGAGTAGGCAGATCTGGAACCTGGGTCTGAGCACCCAGCAGAGAGCAGGGCGTGGGGACCAGTTATCATGACCAATGAGGAGCCAGGtctctgggaagggaagggatcTGAGTGAAcacagggagagggggcagaagcGGAGTCATGGGCCTGGGACAAGGAGGTCCTGGGGTTCCAGAGGAGTCTCAGGGGTCTGGGGAGGTCACCGGGAGCAGGAATGTGGATCACTGTGGTCAAGGGCTGTTGGCAGAGTTTGGTGACCATGAGAAGTTATGGGGAACAGGGGCTGGGTGGGCGCAGAGTCCAGGAGCTGAGGAGTCACTGGGGGACACTGAAGTCAGGTGATGAGTCACTGGGGACCATAGGGGGTTCTGGGTGCAGGGACTGGGATGGCAAGTGGAGTTGAGGGCAGGAACAGAAACCAGAGGGTCATTAAGAGAGGTGACAGGAGCTACAGACTAATGGGGGACATTGGGATGgggagtggcagggctgggaactACTGGGTAAAAGGCATCATCTGGCGAACGGGAGGAGGGACAGGAGCTGAGTGGtctttatccatttcttactAAGTTATGTGCAAAGTGGTTATGATAGTCAAGCATTCAGCTCAGGCACTTTTCCTCCTCCTGAAGGAGCTAGGCCGGGGATCTGGAGTTGGGGGTGAGGGTCCAGGGTGGGAGTGGAGCTGCCCACCAGGGCCTCACCTTCAGCCTGCCCAGCTGAGCCTTCGGTCTTGGACGGTGTTGTCaactttttcctcctctgcttcttcacCATGGGAGAAGGAGGGGGTTCCCGACTCAGGGGGCTCAGGTCTCCAGATGGGGTACAGTCTTAGGGAGGGGGACACAGCTACCTCAGTTGCCCCCTCCACAGATTTCCTGATTTCTCCATAGCCTGTCTCCTCCCCTGAACTAGCTTTGGTCCCCCTCCTCTCCAGGAGGTCCCCCTTGATCATtcctggggaggtgggcagaTGAGTGGTTTAGAGTCAGACCTGCActcagatcctggctctgccactgactggccttgagaccttgagcaagtc
It includes:
- the LOC125916795 gene encoding arf-GAP with GTPase, ANK repeat and PH domain-containing protein 2-like, giving the protein MVKKQRRKKLTTPSKTEGSAGQAEEENFEFLIVSSTGQTWHFEAASFEERDAWVQAIESQILASLQCCESSKVKLRTDSQSEAVAIQAIRNAKGNSTCVDCGAPNPTWASLNLGALICIECSGIHRNLGTHLSRVRSLDLDDWPRELTLVLTAIGNDMANRVWESDTRGRTKPTRDSSREERESWIRAKYEQLLFLAPLGTPEEPLGRQLWAAVQAQDVATVLLLLAHARHGPLDTSVEDPQLRSPLHLAAELAHVVITQLLLWYGADVAARDAQGHTALFYARQAGSQLCADILLQHGCPGEGGSTATTPSAATTPSITATPSPRRRSSAASMGRADAPVALV